From the genome of Aspergillus chevalieri M1 DNA, chromosome 8, nearly complete sequence, one region includes:
- a CDS encoding lipase family protein (COG:I;~EggNog:ENOG410PKH6;~InterPro:IPR002921,IPR029058,IPR005592;~PFAM:PF03893,PF01764;~SECRETED:SignalP(1-21);~go_process: GO:0006629 - lipid metabolic process [Evidence IEA];~go_process: GO:0016042 - lipid catabolic process [Evidence IEA]), translated as MVSMHLLSLVIISFLALWSRAIPIDARDVPVSELTQFNFWVEYAAASYCHDNYVAKTGHKLTCWADNCPQVEKADTEILFDFSNTTITDTSGFVALDTTNEAIVIAFRGSYSVRNWVSDATFIHTDPGLCDGCLAELGFWSSWTLVRDSIMETLNHTVSQNPDYEVVVVGHSLGAAVATLAATDIRGKGHPSAKLYAYASPRVANSALAKYITAQDGNYRFSHIDDPVPKLPLLAMGYVHVSPEYYISSATNAAVGTEDIEVLDGEVNFQGNTGTGPPSLTAFPAHNWYFEKVDGCKGPGLPL; from the exons ATGGTCAGCATGCATCTCTTATCTCTGGTCATCATATCTTTTCTGGCTTTATGGAGTCGTGCGATTCCAATTGACGCACGAG ATGTTCCAGTCAGCGAGTTGACGCAGTTCAACTTCTGGGTCGAGTATGCTGCAGCGTCATATTGTCATGACAACTATGTGGCTAAAACTGGTCACAAGCTGACCTGTTGGGCAGACAACTGCCCCCAGGTTGAAAAGGCTGATACAGAGATCCTGTTTGACTTCTCCAA TACTACAATCACTGACACCTCTGGCTTCGTCGCACTGGACACAACTAATGAGGCAATTGTCATCGCCTTCCGCGGTTCCTACTCAGTGCGCAACTGGGTATCTGATGCAACCTTCATCCACACTGACCCAGGCCTTTGCGACGGGTGCCTCGCGGAACTTGGATTCTGGAGTTCCTGGACCTTAGTCCGTGACTCCATCATGGAGACTCTGAACCACACCGTGTCCCAGAACCCTGACTACGAAGTGGTCGTGGTGGGCCACAGTCTGGGCGCTGCCGTGGCTACTCTTGCAGCCACTGATATCCGGGGCAAAGGACACCCCTCAGCCAAGTTATATGCATATGCGTCGCCGCGTGTGGCCAACTCAGCACTGGCCAAGTATATCACGGCGCAGGATGGCAACTATCGATTCTCACACATTGATGATCCAGTGCCCAAGCTTCCCTTGCTGGCGATGGGGTATGTCCATGTTAGCCCTGAGTATTATATCTCGTCTGCGACCAATGCTGCCGTTGGCACGGAGGATATTGAGGTGCTGGATGGGGAGGTCAACTTCCAGGGTAATACGGGGACGGGGCCACCATCACTTACTGCTTTTCCTGCGCACAACTGGTACTTTGAGAAGGTTGACGGGTGCAAGGGGCCTGGGTTGCCGCTTTAG
- a CDS encoding putative mRNA decapping hydrolase (COG:O;~EggNog:ENOG410PFAX;~InterPro:IPR008594,IPR036265,IPR011145;~PFAM:PF05652,PF11969;~go_function: GO:0016787 - hydrolase activity [Evidence IEA];~go_process: GO:0000290 - deadenylation-dependent decapping of nuclear-transcribed mRNA [Evidence IEA]), with protein MTANTEDTAPEVLIPKFEIETLLKQDQNGRRIAMLGSIDGQQGILIAERTAFATESLQVLKAFHAAIQRVNNLGDNDIYRWYLASSGPDTQGQDQSNASDLKLNLIWPCTAQHIKKYSDQILRMVTETPEIHRNHIRPYMQAKKEGGSLNWVYNILEGRTEQEDVIFRDPGQHGQDEGFLMLPDLNWDRKSMGSLHLLALVNRRDIMSLRDLSKRHLPWLRYVRKRILEETVRMYPELEEDQLKLYVHYQPTYYHFHIHVVNVMLEAGATQATGKAFGLENIISQLETMSGDEYASMADASLSYFVGEASELWTSIFGPLKQGQKPAIEN; from the exons ATGACTGCCAATACTGAAGACACTGCCCCGGAGGTATTAATCCCGAAGTTCGAAATCGAAACGCTCCTAAAACAAG ACCAAAATGGCCGCAGAATTGCGATGCTCGGCTCCATCGATGGCCAACAAGGTATCCTCATAGCCGAACGGACAGCCTTCGCAACCGAATCCCTCCAAGTCCTAAAAGCCTTCCACGCCGCAATCCAACGAGTCAACAACCTAGGCGACAACGACATCTACAGATGGTACCTTGCGTCTTCTGGCCCCGATACCCAAGGGCAGGACCAAAGCAATGCAAGCGACCTCAAACTGAATCTAATCTGGCCATGCACAGCGCAACACATCAAGAAATACTCTGACCAGATCCTCCGCATGGTAACCGAAACACCGGAAATCCACCGCAACCACATCCGCCCCTACATgcaagcaaagaaagaaggtggGAGTCTGAACTGGGTATACAACATCCTCGAAGGCCGCACAGAGCAAGAAGATGTCATCTTCCGGGATCCCGGGCAACATGGCCAAGACGAGGGCTTCCTGATGCTGCCGGATCTCAACTGGGACCGAAAGAGTATGGGGTCGCTGCATCTGCTTGCGTTGGTTAATAGGAGGGATATCATGAGTTTGCGGGATTTATCGAAACGCCATCTTCCGTGGTTACGGTATGTGCGAAAACGGATTCTCGAGGAGACAGTTAGGATGTATCCAGAGTTAGAGGAGGATCAGTTGAAGCTTTATGTGCATT ACCAACCAACTTATTATCACTTCCATATCCATGTTGTCAATGTGATGCTGGAAGCCGGTGCCACACAGGCTACTGGAAAGGCATTCGGGTTGGAGAATATCATCTCTCAGTTGGAGACCATGTCCGGTGATGAGTATGCGAGTATGGCAGATGCCAGTTTGTCTTATTTTGTCGGCGAGGCTAGCGAACTGTGGACGAGCATTTTCGGGCCACTTAAACAGGGACAGAAGCCTGCTATTGAAAACTAA
- a CDS encoding rRNA-processing FCF1 family protein (BUSCO:EOG09264SET;~COG:S;~EggNog:ENOG410PKAF;~InterPro:IPR029060,IPR006984;~PFAM:PF04900;~go_component: GO:0032040 - small-subunit processome [Evidence IEA]), translating to MGVQKKTRKYAQMKLAIKKHDERLKNPPAAVPKEKKKEESTRQVAQAPTNMFFAANTALGPPYHVLVDTNFVSHTIRAKLDMLPSMMDLLYAKCIPCFTDCTIAELEKLGPKYRLALRVAKDPRWTRLQCDHSGTYADDCIVDRISKHRIYTVGTNDKELTRRIRKIPGVPIMKVARGKYTIEKLPDSFD from the exons ATGGGTGTTCAAAAGAAGACCCGAAAATATGCGCAG ATGAAACTCGCCATCAAGAAGCATGACGAACGCCTAAAGAACCCTCCGGCCGCCGTTcctaaagaaaagaagaaggaagagtcGACAAGACAAGTCGCCCAAGCACCAACCAACATGTTCTTCGCTGCCAACACAGCTCTCGGACCGCCTTATCATGTGCTCGTCGATACCAACTTTGTTTCTCACACCATTCGGGCGAAATTGGATATGCTTCCTTCTATGATGGACTT GTTGTACGCAAAGTGTATCCCGTGCTTTACCGATTGTACCATTGCAGAACTCGAAAAGCTTGGTCCCAAGTACCGGTTGGCATTGCGAGTGGCCAAGGATCCCCGGTGGACAAGGCTTCAATGTGACCACAGCGGTACATATGCAGATGACTGTATTGTGGATAGG ATATCTAAGCACCGTATCTATACTGTTGGGACAAACGATAAGGAACTCACTCGCCGCATCCGCAAGATTCCTGGTGTGCCGATTATGAAGGTCGCAAGAGGAAAATACACCATCGAGAAATTGCCTGATTCCTTCGATTAA
- a CDS encoding uncharacterized protein (TransMembrane:1 (i46-62o)) has translation MNEKSTNNNNDTPVSAQQTHTNDGPDIPAPGYPELIMMKIGVVKHPYLYALLHGIIILASLTV, from the exons ATGAACGAGAAATctaccaacaacaacaatgacACTCCCGTATCGGCTCAACAAACGCATACCAATGACGGCCCTGACATTCCTGCGCCTGGTTACCCAGAGCTTATCATGATGAAGATCGGGGTCGTCAAACACCCGTACCTGTATGCCCTCTT GCACGGGATTATTATTCTTGCATCTCTCACTGTATGA